Proteins encoded in a region of the Pangasianodon hypophthalmus isolate fPanHyp1 chromosome 21, fPanHyp1.pri, whole genome shotgun sequence genome:
- the eps15l1b gene encoding epidermal growth factor receptor substrate 15-like 1 isoform X3, giving the protein MAALMSLSQISNGNPAYETFYRQVDPGNLGKVGAAEAAQFLKRSGLSDSTLGKIWDLSDPEGKGYLDKRGFFVALRLVASAQNGSDVSLACLNQTMSIPAPKFRDTASPSIISTSSSDSTWTVKFDEKAKYDGIFESLLPINGLLSGDKVKPVLINSNLPLDVLGKIWDLSDIDKDGHLDKEEFAVAMHLVYRARDKEPVPSILPTSMIPPSKRKKSAVALAGSVPVLPSSPFLLKENLRPTAPLSKSPLTIASNLSPSNSFRSSSPSPSPSPAPQLPVSANWVVPQDDREQYEEIFELADSDFDGMVGGGEVKDIFINSGLPQNVLAHIWSLADTRSVGKLTKEQFCLAMHLIHQTVKGVDPPQSLNPDMIPPSERGSAASNAISSEISSSVGFELPGLSSLSREISSSVVPVELTGNKELDDISQEIAQLQSEKRSIDQEIRQKDEALRQKNSEVHSMQVDLEQENSSVKELEQQTLDAQNRLQEMEQQRSKLESKVSEAKSKVQEESNRISSLQTQIISQEAIQQSQEKELNRTKTDLYCLEQEEKQLEESLRAGKAKLESILKLLKTSQNEKDEVQEEISQIQESQKELNKTIERFNKVLNGSMSNLAEIDQLLAEDGSGLSSTVEESTFKSKLAMFNNNATQNFSVDPFQTEDPFKSDPFSKADPFGGDPFKQSDPFGDPFSSSDRFTKSPSSPLNASPFGRQGNPTSISSSKFKDSDPFAPTDPFDSFGGNGGFADFGNMSKGSSGKPPGRKPTYPLPPPKKPTPARPSQPPPYGTSSAGTHAGVAAHRQTLGVPRFAKPYEDSLSLSQSSRSALTDSLALADLRAALNI; this is encoded by the exons ATGGCGGCGCTCATGTCACTGTCTCAG aTATCAAATGGAAACCCAGCATATGAAACCTTCTACAGACAG GTGGACCCAGGAAACCTGGGCAAAGTTGGTGCAGCAGAAGCGGCGCAGTTTTTGAAGAGGTCGGGACTTTCAGACAGTACTCTGGGCAAG ATCTGGGATTTGTCAGACCCAGAGGGAAAGGGCTACTTGGACAAGCGG GGTTTCTTTGTTGCTCTAAGGCTCGTGGCTTCAGCACAGAATGGCAGTGATGTCAGTCTGGCCTGCCTGAACCAGACCATGTCAATTCCTGCTCCTAAATTT AGAGACACAGCTAGCCCTTCTATAATATCAACATCTTCCAGCGACTCCACGTGGACAGTGAAG TTTGATGAAAAAGCTAAATATGACGGCATATTCGAGAGTCTCTTGCCCATCAATGGGCTTCTGTCAGGAGACAAAGTGAAACCAGTCCTCATCAATTCGAACTTGCCCCTTGATGTGCTTGGGAAG ATTTGGGATCTCAGTGACATTGATAAGGATGGACATTTGGATAAAGAAGAGTTTGCAGTG GCTATGCATTTGGTATATCGAGCCCGAGACAAAGAACCTGTTCCTTCCATCTTACCGACATCCATGATTCCGCCATCCAAGCGGAAGAAGAGTGCAGTTGCTCTGGCCGGCTCTGTGCCCGTTCTACCCTCCAGTCCTTTCCTTCTGAAGGAGAACCTTCGGCCCACAGCACCTCTCTCCAAGAGCCCTCTGACCATCGCCTCCAATCTCTCACCCTCAAACTCCTTCAGGAGCTCAAGCCCAAGTCCTAGTCCCAGTCCAGCACCACagctg CCTGTTTCAGCGAATTGGGTGGTGCCTCAGGACGACAGGGAGCAGTATGAGGAAATCTTCGAGCTGGCTGACTCTGATTTCGACGGCATGGTTGGAGGAGGTGAAGTTAAGGACATCTTTATAAACTCAGGGCTGCCCCAGAATGTCCTGGCCCACATCTG GTCACTGGCAGACACCAGAAGTGTAGGCAAATTGACCAAAGAGCAGTTCTGTCTGGCCATGCACCTTATTCATCAGACAGTTAAAGGTGTTGACCCCCCTCAGAGCCTGAACCCTGATATGATTCCTCCTTCAGAGAGGGGCTCTGCTGCCTCTAAC GCAATCTCATCAGAAATCTCGTCATCGGTTGGTTTTGAATTGCCTGGACTGTCCAGCCTGTCCAGA GAGATTAGTAGTTCAGTGGTGCCAGTGGAGTTGACAGGAAACAAAGAGCTTGACGACATTAGCCAGGAAATTGCACAGCTTCAGAG TGAGAAGCGCAGCATAGATCAAGAGATCAGACAGAAGGACGAAGCCCTTCGTCAGAAGAACAGCGAAGTTCAT agcaTGCAAGTGGACCTAGAGCAAGAGAACAGCAGTGTGAAAGAACTGGAGCAACAGACACTGGACGCTCAGAACAGACTGCAGGAGATGGAGCAGCAGAGGAGCAAACTGGAGAGCAAAGTGTCCGAGGCCAAGAGCAAGGTCCAGGAGGAGAGCAACAgg aTCTCCTCTTTGCAGACGCAGATCATATCTCAGGAGGCGATTCAGCAGTCACAGGAGAAGGAGCTGAACAGGACCAAGACGGACTTGTACTGCCTGGAACAGGAGGAGAAGCAGCTGGAGGAGAGCCTGCGTGCAGGAAAAGCCAAGCTAGAGAGCATCCTAAAACTGCTCAAAACCTCTCAGAATGAGAAGGATGAG GTACAGGAAGAGATCTCACAGATCCAGGAGAGCCAGAAGGAGCTGAATAAGACCATCGAGCGCTTCAACAAAGTTCTCAATGGCAGCATGAGCAATCTGGCTGAAATCGACCAGCTCCTTGCTGAGGACGGGTCAGGACTCAGTAGCACCGTG GAGGAGTCCACCTTCAAGTCGAAGCTGGCCATGTTTAATAACAACGCTACTCAGAACTTCAGCGTGGATCCCTTTCAGACTGAGGACCCCTTCAAAAGCGACCCCTTCAGTAAAG CTGACCCATTCGGAGGAGATCCCTTCAAACAGAGCGACCCGTTCGGAGACCCCTTCAGCAGCTCGGATCGCTTCACTAAAAGTCCCAGCAGCCCTTTAAAC GCCAGCCCTTTTGGAAGGCAGGGGAATCCTACATCCATCAGTTCTTCTAAGTTTAAAGACTCAG ATCCCTTTGCTCCGACGGACCCTTTCGACTCTTTTGGCGGGAATGGTGGCTTTGCAGACTTTGGAAATATGTCAAAG GGCTCCAGTGGGAAACCTCCAGGCCGAAAACCCACCTACCCACTGCCTCCACCCAAAAAACCTACACCAGCCAGACCTTCACAACCACCCCCTTATG
- the eps15l1b gene encoding epidermal growth factor receptor substrate 15-like 1 isoform X4 yields the protein MAALMSLSQISNGNPAYETFYRQVDPGNLGKVGAAEAAQFLKRSGLSDSTLGKIWDLSDPEGKGYLDKRGFFVALRLVASAQNGSDVSLACLNQTMSIPAPKFRDTASPSIISTSSSDSTWTVKFDEKAKYDGIFESLLPINGLLSGDKVKPVLINSNLPLDVLGKIWDLSDIDKDGHLDKEEFAVAMHLVYRARDKEPVPSILPTSMIPPSKRKKSAVALAGSVPVLPSSPFLLKENLRPTAPLSKSPLTIASNLSPSNSFRSSSPSPSPSPAPQLPVSANWVVPQDDREQYEEIFELADSDFDGMVGGGEVKDIFINSGLPQNVLAHIWSLADTRSVGKLTKEQFCLAMHLIHQTVKGVDPPQSLNPDMIPPSERGSAASNAISSEISSSVGFELPGLSSLSREISSSVVPVELTGNKELDDISQEIAQLQSEKRSIDQEIRQKDEALRQKNSEVHSMQVDLEQENSSVKELEQQTLDAQNRLQEMEQQRSKLESKVSEAKSKVQEESNRISSLQTQIISQEAIQQSQEKELNRTKTDLYCLEQEEKQLEESLRAGKAKLESILKLLKTSQNEKDEVQEEISQIQESQKELNKTIERFNKVLNGSMSNLAEIDQLLAEDGSGLSSTVEESTFKSKLAMFNNNATQNFSVDPFQTEDPFKSDPFSKADPFGGDPFKQSDPFGDPFSSSDRFTKSPSSPLNASPFGRQGNPTSISSSKFKDSDPFAPTDPFDSFGGNGGFADFGNMSKGSSGKPPGRKPTYPLPPPKKPTPARPSQPPPYVDLTSTVKYGNEVEQLEWAKRESKREEERMRRLRLQEQQDLELALALSRVDMSRT from the exons ATGGCGGCGCTCATGTCACTGTCTCAG aTATCAAATGGAAACCCAGCATATGAAACCTTCTACAGACAG GTGGACCCAGGAAACCTGGGCAAAGTTGGTGCAGCAGAAGCGGCGCAGTTTTTGAAGAGGTCGGGACTTTCAGACAGTACTCTGGGCAAG ATCTGGGATTTGTCAGACCCAGAGGGAAAGGGCTACTTGGACAAGCGG GGTTTCTTTGTTGCTCTAAGGCTCGTGGCTTCAGCACAGAATGGCAGTGATGTCAGTCTGGCCTGCCTGAACCAGACCATGTCAATTCCTGCTCCTAAATTT AGAGACACAGCTAGCCCTTCTATAATATCAACATCTTCCAGCGACTCCACGTGGACAGTGAAG TTTGATGAAAAAGCTAAATATGACGGCATATTCGAGAGTCTCTTGCCCATCAATGGGCTTCTGTCAGGAGACAAAGTGAAACCAGTCCTCATCAATTCGAACTTGCCCCTTGATGTGCTTGGGAAG ATTTGGGATCTCAGTGACATTGATAAGGATGGACATTTGGATAAAGAAGAGTTTGCAGTG GCTATGCATTTGGTATATCGAGCCCGAGACAAAGAACCTGTTCCTTCCATCTTACCGACATCCATGATTCCGCCATCCAAGCGGAAGAAGAGTGCAGTTGCTCTGGCCGGCTCTGTGCCCGTTCTACCCTCCAGTCCTTTCCTTCTGAAGGAGAACCTTCGGCCCACAGCACCTCTCTCCAAGAGCCCTCTGACCATCGCCTCCAATCTCTCACCCTCAAACTCCTTCAGGAGCTCAAGCCCAAGTCCTAGTCCCAGTCCAGCACCACagctg CCTGTTTCAGCGAATTGGGTGGTGCCTCAGGACGACAGGGAGCAGTATGAGGAAATCTTCGAGCTGGCTGACTCTGATTTCGACGGCATGGTTGGAGGAGGTGAAGTTAAGGACATCTTTATAAACTCAGGGCTGCCCCAGAATGTCCTGGCCCACATCTG GTCACTGGCAGACACCAGAAGTGTAGGCAAATTGACCAAAGAGCAGTTCTGTCTGGCCATGCACCTTATTCATCAGACAGTTAAAGGTGTTGACCCCCCTCAGAGCCTGAACCCTGATATGATTCCTCCTTCAGAGAGGGGCTCTGCTGCCTCTAAC GCAATCTCATCAGAAATCTCGTCATCGGTTGGTTTTGAATTGCCTGGACTGTCCAGCCTGTCCAGA GAGATTAGTAGTTCAGTGGTGCCAGTGGAGTTGACAGGAAACAAAGAGCTTGACGACATTAGCCAGGAAATTGCACAGCTTCAGAG TGAGAAGCGCAGCATAGATCAAGAGATCAGACAGAAGGACGAAGCCCTTCGTCAGAAGAACAGCGAAGTTCAT agcaTGCAAGTGGACCTAGAGCAAGAGAACAGCAGTGTGAAAGAACTGGAGCAACAGACACTGGACGCTCAGAACAGACTGCAGGAGATGGAGCAGCAGAGGAGCAAACTGGAGAGCAAAGTGTCCGAGGCCAAGAGCAAGGTCCAGGAGGAGAGCAACAgg aTCTCCTCTTTGCAGACGCAGATCATATCTCAGGAGGCGATTCAGCAGTCACAGGAGAAGGAGCTGAACAGGACCAAGACGGACTTGTACTGCCTGGAACAGGAGGAGAAGCAGCTGGAGGAGAGCCTGCGTGCAGGAAAAGCCAAGCTAGAGAGCATCCTAAAACTGCTCAAAACCTCTCAGAATGAGAAGGATGAG GTACAGGAAGAGATCTCACAGATCCAGGAGAGCCAGAAGGAGCTGAATAAGACCATCGAGCGCTTCAACAAAGTTCTCAATGGCAGCATGAGCAATCTGGCTGAAATCGACCAGCTCCTTGCTGAGGACGGGTCAGGACTCAGTAGCACCGTG GAGGAGTCCACCTTCAAGTCGAAGCTGGCCATGTTTAATAACAACGCTACTCAGAACTTCAGCGTGGATCCCTTTCAGACTGAGGACCCCTTCAAAAGCGACCCCTTCAGTAAAG CTGACCCATTCGGAGGAGATCCCTTCAAACAGAGCGACCCGTTCGGAGACCCCTTCAGCAGCTCGGATCGCTTCACTAAAAGTCCCAGCAGCCCTTTAAAC GCCAGCCCTTTTGGAAGGCAGGGGAATCCTACATCCATCAGTTCTTCTAAGTTTAAAGACTCAG ATCCCTTTGCTCCGACGGACCCTTTCGACTCTTTTGGCGGGAATGGTGGCTTTGCAGACTTTGGAAATATGTCAAAG GGCTCCAGTGGGAAACCTCCAGGCCGAAAACCCACCTACCCACTGCCTCCACCCAAAAAACCTACACCAGCCAGACCTTCACAACCACCCCCTTATG
- the eps15l1b gene encoding epidermal growth factor receptor substrate 15-like 1 isoform X5 produces the protein MAALMSLSQISNGNPAYETFYRQVDPGNLGKVGAAEAAQFLKRSGLSDSTLGKIWDLSDPEGKGYLDKRGFFVALRLVASAQNGSDVSLACLNQTMSIPAPKFRDTASPSIISTSSSDSTWTVKFDEKAKYDGIFESLLPINGLLSGDKVKPVLINSNLPLDVLGKIWDLSDIDKDGHLDKEEFAVAMHLVYRARDKEPVPSILPTSMIPPSKRKKSAVALAGSVPVLPSSPFLLKENLRPTAPLSKSPLTIASNLSPSNSFRSSSPSPSPSPAPQLPVSANWVVPQDDREQYEEIFELADSDFDGMVGGGEVKDIFINSGLPQNVLAHIWSLADTRSVGKLTKEQFCLAMHLIHQTVKGVDPPQSLNPDMIPPSERGSAASNAISSEISSSVGFELPGLSSLSREISSSVVPVELTGNKELDDISQEIAQLQSEKRSIDQEIRQKDEALRQKNSEVHSMQVDLEQENSSVKELEQQTLDAQNRLQEMEQQRSKLESKVSEAKSKVQEESNRISSLQTQIISQEAIQQSQEKELNRTKTDLYCLEQEEKQLEESLRAGKAKLESILKLLKTSQNEKDEVQEEISQIQESQKELNKTIERFNKVLNGSMSNLAEIDQLLAEDGSGLSSTVEESTFKSKLAMFNNNATQNFSVDPFQTEDPFKSDPFSKADPFGGDPFKQSDPFGDPFSSSDRFTKSPSSPLNASPFGRQGNPTSISSSKFKDSDPFAPTDPFDSFGGNGGFADFGNMSKGSSGKPPGRKPTYPLPPPKKPTPARPSQPPPYGPEHLKYGNEVEQLEWAKRESKREEERMRRLRLQEQQDLELALALSRVDMSRT, from the exons ATGGCGGCGCTCATGTCACTGTCTCAG aTATCAAATGGAAACCCAGCATATGAAACCTTCTACAGACAG GTGGACCCAGGAAACCTGGGCAAAGTTGGTGCAGCAGAAGCGGCGCAGTTTTTGAAGAGGTCGGGACTTTCAGACAGTACTCTGGGCAAG ATCTGGGATTTGTCAGACCCAGAGGGAAAGGGCTACTTGGACAAGCGG GGTTTCTTTGTTGCTCTAAGGCTCGTGGCTTCAGCACAGAATGGCAGTGATGTCAGTCTGGCCTGCCTGAACCAGACCATGTCAATTCCTGCTCCTAAATTT AGAGACACAGCTAGCCCTTCTATAATATCAACATCTTCCAGCGACTCCACGTGGACAGTGAAG TTTGATGAAAAAGCTAAATATGACGGCATATTCGAGAGTCTCTTGCCCATCAATGGGCTTCTGTCAGGAGACAAAGTGAAACCAGTCCTCATCAATTCGAACTTGCCCCTTGATGTGCTTGGGAAG ATTTGGGATCTCAGTGACATTGATAAGGATGGACATTTGGATAAAGAAGAGTTTGCAGTG GCTATGCATTTGGTATATCGAGCCCGAGACAAAGAACCTGTTCCTTCCATCTTACCGACATCCATGATTCCGCCATCCAAGCGGAAGAAGAGTGCAGTTGCTCTGGCCGGCTCTGTGCCCGTTCTACCCTCCAGTCCTTTCCTTCTGAAGGAGAACCTTCGGCCCACAGCACCTCTCTCCAAGAGCCCTCTGACCATCGCCTCCAATCTCTCACCCTCAAACTCCTTCAGGAGCTCAAGCCCAAGTCCTAGTCCCAGTCCAGCACCACagctg CCTGTTTCAGCGAATTGGGTGGTGCCTCAGGACGACAGGGAGCAGTATGAGGAAATCTTCGAGCTGGCTGACTCTGATTTCGACGGCATGGTTGGAGGAGGTGAAGTTAAGGACATCTTTATAAACTCAGGGCTGCCCCAGAATGTCCTGGCCCACATCTG GTCACTGGCAGACACCAGAAGTGTAGGCAAATTGACCAAAGAGCAGTTCTGTCTGGCCATGCACCTTATTCATCAGACAGTTAAAGGTGTTGACCCCCCTCAGAGCCTGAACCCTGATATGATTCCTCCTTCAGAGAGGGGCTCTGCTGCCTCTAAC GCAATCTCATCAGAAATCTCGTCATCGGTTGGTTTTGAATTGCCTGGACTGTCCAGCCTGTCCAGA GAGATTAGTAGTTCAGTGGTGCCAGTGGAGTTGACAGGAAACAAAGAGCTTGACGACATTAGCCAGGAAATTGCACAGCTTCAGAG TGAGAAGCGCAGCATAGATCAAGAGATCAGACAGAAGGACGAAGCCCTTCGTCAGAAGAACAGCGAAGTTCAT agcaTGCAAGTGGACCTAGAGCAAGAGAACAGCAGTGTGAAAGAACTGGAGCAACAGACACTGGACGCTCAGAACAGACTGCAGGAGATGGAGCAGCAGAGGAGCAAACTGGAGAGCAAAGTGTCCGAGGCCAAGAGCAAGGTCCAGGAGGAGAGCAACAgg aTCTCCTCTTTGCAGACGCAGATCATATCTCAGGAGGCGATTCAGCAGTCACAGGAGAAGGAGCTGAACAGGACCAAGACGGACTTGTACTGCCTGGAACAGGAGGAGAAGCAGCTGGAGGAGAGCCTGCGTGCAGGAAAAGCCAAGCTAGAGAGCATCCTAAAACTGCTCAAAACCTCTCAGAATGAGAAGGATGAG GTACAGGAAGAGATCTCACAGATCCAGGAGAGCCAGAAGGAGCTGAATAAGACCATCGAGCGCTTCAACAAAGTTCTCAATGGCAGCATGAGCAATCTGGCTGAAATCGACCAGCTCCTTGCTGAGGACGGGTCAGGACTCAGTAGCACCGTG GAGGAGTCCACCTTCAAGTCGAAGCTGGCCATGTTTAATAACAACGCTACTCAGAACTTCAGCGTGGATCCCTTTCAGACTGAGGACCCCTTCAAAAGCGACCCCTTCAGTAAAG CTGACCCATTCGGAGGAGATCCCTTCAAACAGAGCGACCCGTTCGGAGACCCCTTCAGCAGCTCGGATCGCTTCACTAAAAGTCCCAGCAGCCCTTTAAAC GCCAGCCCTTTTGGAAGGCAGGGGAATCCTACATCCATCAGTTCTTCTAAGTTTAAAGACTCAG ATCCCTTTGCTCCGACGGACCCTTTCGACTCTTTTGGCGGGAATGGTGGCTTTGCAGACTTTGGAAATATGTCAAAG GGCTCCAGTGGGAAACCTCCAGGCCGAAAACCCACCTACCCACTGCCTCCACCCAAAAAACCTACACCAGCCAGACCTTCACAACCACCCCCTTATG
- the eps15l1b gene encoding epidermal growth factor receptor substrate 15-like 1 isoform X6, with translation MAALMSLSQISNGNPAYETFYRQVDPGNLGKVGAAEAAQFLKRSGLSDSTLGKIWDLSDPEGKGYLDKRGFFVALRLVASAQNGSDVSLACLNQTMSIPAPKFRDTASPSIISTSSSDSTWTVKFDEKAKYDGIFESLLPINGLLSGDKVKPVLINSNLPLDVLGKIWDLSDIDKDGHLDKEEFAVAMHLVYRARDKEPVPSILPTSMIPPSKRKKSAVALAGSVPVLPSSPFLLKENLRPTAPLSKSPLTIASNLSPSNSFRSSSPSPSPSPAPQLPVSANWVVPQDDREQYEEIFELADSDFDGMVGGGEVKDIFINSGLPQNVLAHIWSLADTRSVGKLTKEQFCLAMHLIHQTVKGVDPPQSLNPDMIPPSERGSAASNAISSEISSSVGFELPGLSSLSREISSSVVPVELTGNKELDDISQEIAQLQSEKRSIDQEIRQKDEALRQKNSEVHSMQVDLEQENSSVKELEQQTLDAQNRLQEMEQQRSKLESKVSEAKSKVQEESNRISSLQTQIISQEAIQQSQEKELNRTKTDLYCLEQEEKQLEESLRAGKAKLESILKLLKTSQNEKDEVQEEISQIQESQKELNKTIERFNKVLNGSMSNLAEIDQLLAEDGSGLSSTVEESTFKSKLAMFNNNATQNFSVDPFQTEDPFKSDPFSKADPFGGDPFKQSDPFGDPFSSSDRFTKSPSSPLNASPFGRQGNPTSISSSKFKDSDPFAPTDPFDSFGGNGGFADFGNMSKGSSGKPPGRKPTYPLPPPKKPTPARPSQPPPYVDLTSTVKALNI, from the exons ATGGCGGCGCTCATGTCACTGTCTCAG aTATCAAATGGAAACCCAGCATATGAAACCTTCTACAGACAG GTGGACCCAGGAAACCTGGGCAAAGTTGGTGCAGCAGAAGCGGCGCAGTTTTTGAAGAGGTCGGGACTTTCAGACAGTACTCTGGGCAAG ATCTGGGATTTGTCAGACCCAGAGGGAAAGGGCTACTTGGACAAGCGG GGTTTCTTTGTTGCTCTAAGGCTCGTGGCTTCAGCACAGAATGGCAGTGATGTCAGTCTGGCCTGCCTGAACCAGACCATGTCAATTCCTGCTCCTAAATTT AGAGACACAGCTAGCCCTTCTATAATATCAACATCTTCCAGCGACTCCACGTGGACAGTGAAG TTTGATGAAAAAGCTAAATATGACGGCATATTCGAGAGTCTCTTGCCCATCAATGGGCTTCTGTCAGGAGACAAAGTGAAACCAGTCCTCATCAATTCGAACTTGCCCCTTGATGTGCTTGGGAAG ATTTGGGATCTCAGTGACATTGATAAGGATGGACATTTGGATAAAGAAGAGTTTGCAGTG GCTATGCATTTGGTATATCGAGCCCGAGACAAAGAACCTGTTCCTTCCATCTTACCGACATCCATGATTCCGCCATCCAAGCGGAAGAAGAGTGCAGTTGCTCTGGCCGGCTCTGTGCCCGTTCTACCCTCCAGTCCTTTCCTTCTGAAGGAGAACCTTCGGCCCACAGCACCTCTCTCCAAGAGCCCTCTGACCATCGCCTCCAATCTCTCACCCTCAAACTCCTTCAGGAGCTCAAGCCCAAGTCCTAGTCCCAGTCCAGCACCACagctg CCTGTTTCAGCGAATTGGGTGGTGCCTCAGGACGACAGGGAGCAGTATGAGGAAATCTTCGAGCTGGCTGACTCTGATTTCGACGGCATGGTTGGAGGAGGTGAAGTTAAGGACATCTTTATAAACTCAGGGCTGCCCCAGAATGTCCTGGCCCACATCTG GTCACTGGCAGACACCAGAAGTGTAGGCAAATTGACCAAAGAGCAGTTCTGTCTGGCCATGCACCTTATTCATCAGACAGTTAAAGGTGTTGACCCCCCTCAGAGCCTGAACCCTGATATGATTCCTCCTTCAGAGAGGGGCTCTGCTGCCTCTAAC GCAATCTCATCAGAAATCTCGTCATCGGTTGGTTTTGAATTGCCTGGACTGTCCAGCCTGTCCAGA GAGATTAGTAGTTCAGTGGTGCCAGTGGAGTTGACAGGAAACAAAGAGCTTGACGACATTAGCCAGGAAATTGCACAGCTTCAGAG TGAGAAGCGCAGCATAGATCAAGAGATCAGACAGAAGGACGAAGCCCTTCGTCAGAAGAACAGCGAAGTTCAT agcaTGCAAGTGGACCTAGAGCAAGAGAACAGCAGTGTGAAAGAACTGGAGCAACAGACACTGGACGCTCAGAACAGACTGCAGGAGATGGAGCAGCAGAGGAGCAAACTGGAGAGCAAAGTGTCCGAGGCCAAGAGCAAGGTCCAGGAGGAGAGCAACAgg aTCTCCTCTTTGCAGACGCAGATCATATCTCAGGAGGCGATTCAGCAGTCACAGGAGAAGGAGCTGAACAGGACCAAGACGGACTTGTACTGCCTGGAACAGGAGGAGAAGCAGCTGGAGGAGAGCCTGCGTGCAGGAAAAGCCAAGCTAGAGAGCATCCTAAAACTGCTCAAAACCTCTCAGAATGAGAAGGATGAG GTACAGGAAGAGATCTCACAGATCCAGGAGAGCCAGAAGGAGCTGAATAAGACCATCGAGCGCTTCAACAAAGTTCTCAATGGCAGCATGAGCAATCTGGCTGAAATCGACCAGCTCCTTGCTGAGGACGGGTCAGGACTCAGTAGCACCGTG GAGGAGTCCACCTTCAAGTCGAAGCTGGCCATGTTTAATAACAACGCTACTCAGAACTTCAGCGTGGATCCCTTTCAGACTGAGGACCCCTTCAAAAGCGACCCCTTCAGTAAAG CTGACCCATTCGGAGGAGATCCCTTCAAACAGAGCGACCCGTTCGGAGACCCCTTCAGCAGCTCGGATCGCTTCACTAAAAGTCCCAGCAGCCCTTTAAAC GCCAGCCCTTTTGGAAGGCAGGGGAATCCTACATCCATCAGTTCTTCTAAGTTTAAAGACTCAG ATCCCTTTGCTCCGACGGACCCTTTCGACTCTTTTGGCGGGAATGGTGGCTTTGCAGACTTTGGAAATATGTCAAAG GGCTCCAGTGGGAAACCTCCAGGCCGAAAACCCACCTACCCACTGCCTCCACCCAAAAAACCTACACCAGCCAGACCTTCACAACCACCCCCTTATG